The genomic stretch gtccgtagtagacacggcttccagctacaatacgtctgcgaatttctctgctgcagtggtacacaaattcgtcaaccaccttCAACTCATTTTCGTCGATCACTACGCTTTTGCCTATGCGAGCCCTATCGCGCTTGGTTCCCCCTGCTAGCAAatacttggtcttcgacgtaTTCACCTTCAATCCCACCTTTTCTGCTTCACTTTTCAACTTGATGTACTGTTCAGAAACCACCTAGAACGTCCTCACGATAAAGTTCACGTtgtcagcgaagcagatgaactgaCTACCCCACATGTTGAAAGCCGCACGTTTCATACCACCTTCAACTTTCCATAGCTCTAGACGGCCGATAGTATCGTAAGCGGCCTTAAAATCGATAAATAGGTTGTGTATGGGCACTTGGTATTTACGACACTTttgaaggatctgccgcagcATGAAGATAtggtccgttgtcgatcgcccatccacaaaaccggcttgaGAACTTCCTACGAACGTTCATGCTAGCAGCGAGAGACGGCGAAAGAAAATCATTGATCACTCggtagttctcacattccaatTTTTCGCCTTTTTTGTACATTGGGCATTTTACTCCCTTCTCCTAGCTtctggtagctgttctgtattccAGATCTTGACTATCAACTGATCTGAGCCCAGCTTGATAATCTCCGATGCGATGCCATCTTTTCCAACCGATTTGTTATTCTTGAGCGGCTTGATAGCATCGTGAACCTTACTTATCGTGGGGGGCAGTATGTCTTCCTCAACCGCTATGCTGAAGAAGTCGTTCCTCCTGTTAAGAGGTCCTctgcctctgcgccattcaggtgttcattgtagtgctgctttCACTTGTCGATCACCCCACGTTCAGCCGTCAAGATTCCTCCAACTTTATCCCGACACATTTCAACTCGAGGTACAAAACCTGCGCGGGATGCGTTTAGTTTCTTGTAGAATCTACGTGTTTTTTGAGAACGACATAGCTGCTCCATTTTCTCATTCTCCAGCTCTTCCAGGCTGCGCATTTTGTCCCGGAAAAGATGGGTCTGCAGTATTCGTTTCTGTTTGTATCGACTTAAGTTATGACAATTCCTttgctgcagcatcattgcCCGTGCCgcattcttctcgtctagaattGTTTGACACTCCTCGTTGAACCAACCGATTTAGGGGATTTAGGGGAATTCAAGTCGCTCCAGAtcataccgtggcgggcgactGCAGCGTACgttgtttacagcccaaagtcTTCTGCGCATTCTGACCATCAGGAGATAGTGGTCGAAGCTTGCGTCACGAGAAGTTCGGACGTCAGTAATGTCCGAGAAGTACCAGTGAAGAAACGGCCTCTGATCCTCTACTTCTACATTTTGCCCATCACAATGAAAGCTGTGTGTTGCCGCTGCTCTGGTAGACGGTTTAACCATCTCTGTACGTAtgtactagggtggggaatcgttatatggataaaacgaaacttgatagcagaaagccagaaacaagtttttttgttctaattttggccccaaacaatcctgaatttattgaaagtcgattggttttgtctccgcttggcgcattttccattctaaagagctcaaaatggctcaaaccataggtttcatgacttcaaatggtaggtttattgatgcctaacaacttggtcgAAGACATTAAatagctagggtgtgccaaaaaaatactagagctgttcaatgttgagtatgtcgaaatttatgttgcaaatcaatttttctgccaacactgcaagtgtaccggcgtcagtcagatttccatcagaagtaacctctgtaacacgttgtagattctacctacgcctagaatattgacctaaatttgtttgcttggtccagctgagtgtataaactcgttacgacaggttacttctgatgggaatcccaCTGACGCcgatacattggtaatgttggcagaaaacaagatttcctgcatttaaatcgacatactcaactttaaacagctataactcttcttagggacattctagatcttcagtgtcttctgcaaagttgttcggcatctaaaatactatactttaacataatgtagtgcattattagagcattattgagctctctagaaaggtaaatgcaaaaaagtaggttttctcatatgaattttcatacaaatttgaaatgcaatgcgccaagcggagacaataccaatcgacttcaggtaagtttagggttgtttgggaccccaaaaggaaccaaaaaaaacttggttctggaaaatcgatcacttttccccaccctagtatgtACCGATACTCTCTTCCTGCATACCTCCGCAGCACTACAATGTCGAACTCACAGACCCTCAATAAGTCGCAAAAATACGGGTTCTTCCTAAAAAATAAAGAGACATTATTTGCTTCCTGTACTGATTGTTTTTACggctggcttgtaaggcctgcacCTTTCCCCAGTTCCGCGCGGAGGACCATCGTGACAGCACTATTTAGAGTCCCATGCTGTCATCAGAAAGTTCAACAGCCACCCCTAATACGAAGATCAGACGCTTTTCTGAGCCGCACTATCTTGATGAACTGACcatcgggttggcgaagcatttcctctaccgccgagatatggttaTCGCACCAATGATCGcatcgcaccttctcacttagcaaTTGTGATCGTATGACTTGTGGAGGTTTGAGATTGGAACTTCTGAGGACAtgccttccaggttgtcaactcaccatttgcaCTCGCTTGTGATCCTGATCTTCAATAGAACATCCATTCTGACCGCATTTCTCCTTTCGTTCGATGCtcagcgtttcgtagtaacgttAAATCATACGACACACCGTTGACTGCACGACTCCGAGTCGTTTTCCGATGTCGCGATGCGAGAGTTGACGATTTTTCAGGTGAACAATACATTCCAAACTACTTCTACCcaaattttcaatgcaaataCCCAATGGGTAATTTTTTGCAGCATTTTTCCCGTGTTGCAATTTGATGTGGGACGCCCTtcaatacggaacggaataatcggcatagGCGATCGAAAAGGGACGAAGATGATTGGAAACTCGGCGCTGTATGGACGCTATTAGAACCATCGAAGGTATCTTGACCAGAGAGCTGTGAAAGATGCATGTGGAGATCGCAGCTATCCACTAGGTGGCcaaaaaacaggaaaaagtTAACTCCGGTCAGTAGATCCAATTGCTGACACTTTAATCAAGTACATATACTACAAGTCATTTAATTTAAGTACATATGCAACAGTGGCGTCGTTTCGTGCTGattgggaaaccatgtttttaagctctttcttcgttttttattaattcctcctccgtttcgCGAAAAAAATGTTGGAATAGTTCTTgtgcttcaagtttgcccagaaattctcgatagaAAGCAGCTGGTAGAATTGGGCGGATACgccgacttgggtaccacatcgatattcagccgctccatctcctccaacgatcgcttcgagtagttggccgacgtcaaatctggccagaacactgtGTCtttgcgcttatggtatttcttgatgaacgatgcaacttctggcaggcacttcgtactataaatttccccgtccacgaccagcccggagcgaaagaagagcaactttgacatccctttctctctgattgtcagccacagccgcaccttcttggggaacttggtctgtgaaataaacttcacctcggtgctcacttccttcgtgggggaggtaaaatacaaagAGCCCTGTtaatcgttgccatccagggtgagataggtctcgtcgtccatcaccactgccacgtcgcgattcttgGGGAAAATCgaattgaccatcttattcaaccgctgtcgctgcgtcattgcctgcagctccgagaccagtggacgggactaccGCTTCCTgatatgtatgtccatgttctccagaaacTTTTTCACTGTTCCTTTGAATCTTCTTGttgtcgttggccgtccggaaccgggctttctttcaatgctctgatcgtttttcaatagtgtaaaGATGTTGTatatgccggaacgggcatacctggcgtccacaaagtgccgcacgatgtccgtttttaacgcggcggggtaccgtcctttaaacgcgcacacttctgaacggagtagcttcacttttcgccatcacagttagagtttgactgatagagcagtcaaattttttttgctaactcatgggttactatgattgatgatgcatgaatagtttcgtcagtgcgatcaAAGGTAAACCCacgaaaaatcggcaatttttgtccatttttttaccgcaaacgtaaattgcgtgttgggcataacgcaaatcatgctctagcgtttttttcaatttggtaGCTTACTACACTTAAAAAGTTTTTTAGAAGGTTGCTCCCGTTGAAACATTGCAGCTatcaatcaatactgataatttGAGTACTGACTAAattaatgaaaatattaactgatcggttcactttcatgaatccggtcatttgaaaacatcattgaatCATTAACAATTAAAAGGAtataaaatttgttcaaaacattttgcatttatctacgactctggtttcattcatatGCATATGAATAAGGTTGTTTTGGCTACAGAGTATTATTAGGGATGAGCAAGTCGTTCCTATGAACCGGTGCACGAAAATAAAGCACGATTTTTCGAGCGCCCAAAAATTATCGTTCGCCCGAAACtgaagtttaccggaacatcaCAATTCTCGTGTGTATGatatatattttgatttcaatctatgttaatgtattcgcagtacaactgttgcgttatggaTTTCACACATTTAATATGCGCGAAGAGAcattgattgtacaagacttgaacttttgcgtgcaagATCCGCGCCCTCGATTTCAATCCGCGTCCAACGTATTGAAATCGAGGAAAACGAGGAAGATACGGTTGAACATTCAGAGGTTATAAGCTGAAGGTGTGGCTGCAGTGTACTAGCAGAAAGTTGAGGAGTGGATCAATAAGCATGCTGGAGGGAGCCTGAACGAACATTGGATACATATCCACAGAACGATCAGCACCACAGCGCGAGAGTTGGGTACAGCTGCGGCAATTACGTCCAATGAGTGACTTGACGCCGAGTATCATCGAGCAACAAATGAGCGGAGAAAAATTTCGACtagctgaaaagagactccattaCCGGAAGAAACATCAGCAAGGAGAGCGTTTTCTTGCGGAGGCGAAGGACTACTCCTTCAgacacgatgcgaggagcttctacaaaaaaaatcaacgaaatcaGGAACCGTTTCTGCCCATGTGATGTGAAACGATAGGAAAGAGAACCTTCAGTATTTCAGAGGTGTCCAGGCGATTGAAACAACATTTTAGTGTGCTGTGGAACGTAGAGGAAGACGTAggcgtcgaaaggagcaggatgcaTATTTGAAAATGATAGGCAAGCTGTGAATTCAAAAGAGGAACTGTAAGGCAACAGGAAAAGACCACATTCCCGCCGAGCTTTCCACAGTCGGGtacgaacagctgtatcgtgtcttccatcggatcatgctgaaagGGTGGACTGATGAAGGATTGCCCCTGGACTGGCTAGAAGGTCTAATATAcccgatctacaagaaaggccaccgcctggactgtaaTAATTTTCGTGGCATAACTCTTCTCGATATcatgtacaaaattctctcacgcatcctgttccacagactgacgCCGTTGCAGGAACCTTTGTTGGCAAAATCCCATATGGTTTTAGAGGGGAACGCTTTACTACGGCTTAATTGGTATTAACCGTAGAGCGGTGAAGGGACCTTTGAACTTCTCAAGAGGGAAACTATGAGaatagggcttgtcataaactctgtcaaaacaaagtacatggtggccAGTAAAGAGCGTGGTAGCCCGTCATATCCCAAGcaaaaaactggttttatcaaagttttaaagcgctgttttggctgtattaggcGCTAtagaactttgataaaaccaatattgttactagggatgtTAGTACTGCGGTGGTCAttcatttgaaattatcgattaatttatttatatggTTACATTAGTGACGTGACGAGGTTAGCCGAAAGATAAAAAGTCGGATAGTGGtacgaacagggccttctacggattgcgtaaccagctttGGTCCCGCAGCCTGCAAACCCATACCAAGATAGTACTATATAACGCATGTATACTGGGCGagtatagtcaagcggataaaactaGGCAAGCTTCAGTGAGCTGATCATGTAGCTAGAAGGTCCAGCAaaaactatatttagcaggaatctcaatagaggccgtcgacttcgggATGGACTCCGcacatcccttgacaacttttctctatttctTGTTATTTCCGGATATATCGATTTACTTCAACCCCTTTCAAATGTAATACACACCCACAAAATTTAATCTTTCTATATCTTGTCATGGAGTCATTTTATCTGGAGAAATGCAGAAGTTGAAAAACGTAAACCTGCTCACAAGAATGCGACATCGACTGCGACTGCTTAGGACTTTTTCATTTCGTATTCTGCGAAAATCTGAGGCAAGCCAAATAGCAAGGTTCTCGAATATATAACGGTTTATGGTTGAAAATAACATGAAACCCAAAACAATGATATTCTTTCGAAATGCAAATCGTGCCAAATAATCTACGCTAGCCTATTCAGCACGAGTATTCATGTTACCACATTGAAACTAAATTGTTTAGCTTCATAGACTCTATTATACTTACTTTTTCCAGAACACTCACCGTATTGCATTTAATATCATTACATTTAATATACATAATTTAGTTAAAAAAGACATGTTTAAAAGATTCACGTTTCCATTTTCATTTATTCGTGAACCTAATCTCTACATGAGTTCAGCCATACTAACATTTCTAGTAAGTGCTGCATCTTTCTGGCCTACAACCAAAATACTATTAATCTCAGAAGTAACTCGTATTCACGGCACTAGTAACACTTTTCAGCAGTTTTGTCATAGCTCACTCACTATGAACAGACACAACaggtgttgttgttgttgttgttgcgccTGAGCATCCGGAAAATCACTTCACTCAGGTCCCATTTTTCACAGTCTCAAAGAACATTCTTTGCCCAGTCCCAGCCTTCCTGCTGCAGCTCCAGTAGCCAGGGTGTATGACATTCCACCACCGCCGCTGATTCCACCCCGGCGAAAGATGTGAAAACAGCCAACTGCGAGACCAATCACTATGGAAGCAATTATGATCCTATCCTGCGCTGCCGTTTGCAGTACGCTGGAAATCGAGAAGGACACACCTAATGGCAGCCGCCGATGGGTGGTCGGGCTGTGCATTCACAGAAAACGTCCAACCGACGGGGAAGAAGCcaaaaaataaagagaaaataaaaagaaacatgATAAATCACTTCAACGAAATTGTCGAACGCTTGCTGCTGTGAGGCAGCATGCGGGGGAATAGCGTTTGTAATTGAGCTTAATTAGCAAAGGAACAGCTTTCACATTTAAATGAGATTATTTTGGGCTCCTCAAATCCGAGGCAACTAAGTTCGTAATTTGACTTTAGTTGGTCTGCGAATGGTCATAGCAATATTTTCTCAAccaaattttatcaaatttttccaTGTTTGCATttgtttattaattttattcttTCGTATCTCTTTACAGGTGAGTGATCAAGCAAACTGACATCTAACAAGTAAAGTAAGTCTACAACTCGAGACGCGTGTTTTATCCGCTGAAAACATAAGCCTCATGAATATTTTAGGACGAGGAAAAAGATAGACCCGTTCACGATGAAACGTTCTATTTAAGCTGCAAACCGTTTTCTTTGTCGAAAGCAAATGTTTGTTTGCTCAAAATATTAGATAGAAGTTGATTCTCTGTTCGCTACTCAACCTACCTTTCTTGCAATACCAAGGAGTCGTAGGGCCCACAGGAGATGCTGCTACGTTGAACTCTGTCGCTAAATTGAATAAATGAAAAGTCAATTTGTTAGCAGCTTAGTTGTACTGTTTGCACATTGTTTGACGACAAAAAATAGACTATAAGAAGAACAAACAATACGGGATGCTTTTGCATCCCGCGATAAAGGTtcaaattgaatattttaaatatatagCTTTACGCTCGACTACACTTTCACAAAGacaatcaaaataaacaaacgcTCGAACCTAACATTGAGAAGCAGGAGCTAGTATTTTGGTTTGACCCGTAGCTTTGCAGCCAACGTGCAGAATACTAGCTGAATAATAAAAAGCATTTTCACCAAGCAAAGTCGTCGAGTGGCACACAAAGCGCATAATTGACATTGTGTGACAGCGTCGCTAATCACTCCTGAAATGGTTATTCTATTTAGCCTCAACTCGCTGATTTATTGCACAGTTAACAAACGGATGGAACACTcacaaacaaaaacgaaaacacTCGTGAAGAAGGATAAAATGAGAATCAGATGCAGAAAACACTCAGCAGCATAAGCCAGGACTTTTCATTAGACAGGAGATATTTGCATAATAACATGCACCCTACTGAGATTCGTAGCTTACCCTGCTTTATAGCCGGAGGCAGACGATGCCACTACGACCGTAAGTCGGTCGGACAGTCGGGGGAAAACTGACAGGTCCACCAGTTGTGCTCTAGAacctaaattaaaaataatggcgaAAGTGTCATGATCAAGAAGTTCCCTGAAACGACAACGCCTAATTATTTGCACAGCACAGGATAAACAAAACGCAAGCTGGTAAATTCACCTGATGAAAGTTACTATCTCCTCGTTAAACGGTACCAACTGGATTGTTCCTCTGCGGAACGTCTCATGTTGTCTTATTTTCACCAACTGTTGGTAGACTTTGTATTGACTTTTCTCTGCCTCTTTTTGAATCCGTAAGTTTAGTGTCGGATAGTTTGGATTTACTGGTAACCAAGTTTGGTTTGCTTCAGAAAATCCTGCATTTTTACTATCATCCCACTGGAATGGGGTTCGCTCGGGGTCCCGCGTAAAGTCTATAAAAACGTTATCGGATTTCGTCGTTCCCAACTCCTCACTGAGCTTTGGAATGTTTTTGTAATCCACCATTCCAATTTCTTCTCCGTAATAGGTAACAGCAACCCCAGGCAGCGTCATCAAAAGCATATTAATCGTATCGATTTTTTCTACACTGTACCGAGATCCAACTCTAGGCTGATCGTGATTCCCGATTACCCAATTTGCATCCCGATTCCGGGGCATGTAGGTTAACCATTTGTTGATGATGAACACGAAATCCGCTGCAGTGGATGCCTCCGTCAGATCGGTAATTAGCAAAAAGTTAAACGGCAAATGCGACCCTCTGCGGGTACCATCCGCTGtctgataatatttcattgtgaAGCTAATGTTGGCATACGCTTCAGTCATCATGATCCGCGTTGGACCTCCATGCGATTGGCTCCAATCGTCCAGCAGAGTGCGCCACTTGTAAACCATGTCATAAACCTCTGGCTGAACAATAGGAAACATTCATTAGAGTTGGTAAAAAACCAAGGTTTGAATTTGTTGCAATAACAAGCGGTGGATTTAGCGGGCTGATAACGACCCTTTCCTAATCAACAGCG from Wyeomyia smithii strain HCP4-BCI-WySm-NY-G18 chromosome 3, ASM2978416v1, whole genome shotgun sequence encodes the following:
- the LOC129727123 gene encoding maltase 2-like isoform X1, with the protein product MKTLAWFSGNYYVLLDAVKSCLVSCWGAVCQTVSEKQDNRIFIQTTLPVINRLNRMKNYLPLDLLASLHCQHRMDLSRIIWLLAMVSTVYADVRGFSGGEEEVRDWWQDTVFYQIYPRSFMDSDGDGIGDIRGITSKLSHLADAGIGATWLSPIFRSPMVDFGYDIADYTQIQPEYGMMEDFDEMLAEATRLGIKIVLDFVPNHSSDQCEWFQRSVARDPGYEDFYVWHDGRVNPAGGLPLPPNNWQSVFYGSAWTFHPERSQFYLHQFTKEQPDLNFRNPAVEKQMNDVMQFWLEKGVAGFRIDAVNHLFEVKDFRDEPETGTDLDPLSYGFTHHYYTKDLPEVYDMVYKWRTLLDDWSQSHGGPTRIMMTEAYANISFTMKYYQTADGTRRGSHLPFNFLLITDLTEASTAADFVFIINKWLTYMPRNRDANWVIGNHDQPRVGSRYSVEKIDTINMLLMTLPGVAVTYYGEEIGMVDYKNIPKLSEELGTTKSDNVFIDFTRDPERTPFQWDDSKNAGFSEANQTWLPVNPNYPTLNLRIQKEAEKSQYKVYQQLVKIRQHETFRRGTIQLVPFNEEIVTFIRELLDHDTFAIIFNLGSRAQLVDLSVFPRLSDRLTVVVASSASGYKAGDRVQRSSISCGPYDSLVLQESPTTHRRLPLGVSFSISSVLQTAAQDRIIIASIVIGLAVGCFHIFRRGGISGGGGMSYTLATGAAAGRLGLGKECSLRL
- the LOC129727123 gene encoding maltase 2-like isoform X2, with the protein product MKNYLPLDLLASLHCQHRMDLSRIIWLLAMVSTVYADVRGFSGGEEEVRDWWQDTVFYQIYPRSFMDSDGDGIGDIRGITSKLSHLADAGIGATWLSPIFRSPMVDFGYDIADYTQIQPEYGMMEDFDEMLAEATRLGIKIVLDFVPNHSSDQCEWFQRSVARDPGYEDFYVWHDGRVNPAGGLPLPPNNWQSVFYGSAWTFHPERSQFYLHQFTKEQPDLNFRNPAVEKQMNDVMQFWLEKGVAGFRIDAVNHLFEVKDFRDEPETGTDLDPLSYGFTHHYYTKDLPEVYDMVYKWRTLLDDWSQSHGGPTRIMMTEAYANISFTMKYYQTADGTRRGSHLPFNFLLITDLTEASTAADFVFIINKWLTYMPRNRDANWVIGNHDQPRVGSRYSVEKIDTINMLLMTLPGVAVTYYGEEIGMVDYKNIPKLSEELGTTKSDNVFIDFTRDPERTPFQWDDSKNAGFSEANQTWLPVNPNYPTLNLRIQKEAEKSQYKVYQQLVKIRQHETFRRGTIQLVPFNEEIVTFIRELLDHDTFAIIFNLGSRAQLVDLSVFPRLSDRLTVVVASSASGYKAGDRVQRSSISCGPYDSLVLQESPTTHRRLPLGVSFSISSVLQTAAQDRIIIASIVIGLAVGCFHIFRRGGISGGGGMSYTLATGAAAGRLGLGKECSLRL